One segment of Castanea sativa cultivar Marrone di Chiusa Pesio chromosome 3, ASM4071231v1 DNA contains the following:
- the LOC142628149 gene encoding uncharacterized protein LOC142628149 gives MAETPLKRQREETQIEDYEESKRHKSFNQIVSLLDAEEEEPNQDLSSLITTLQQELSSDSNSHSIFDPLSFPTAENDPESLTTASSTMQDQNFTSSYSSSKSSPKVLSKEDGEDDKDRVIRHLLEASDDELGIPNREVGVGVVYDVGVEGFNGGGGYPFCEGLWELEDEAANYYTLLQSELFM, from the coding sequence atGGCAGAAACTCCATTGAAACGCCAAAGAGAAGAAACCCAGATAGAGGATTATGAGGAGTCTAAGCGCCACAAGTCATTTAACCAAATAGTCTCTCTGCTTGATGCAGAGGAAGAGGAACCAAACCAAGACTTGTCCTCTCTCATCACAACCCTCCAACAAGAGCTCTCGTCTGACTCCAACTCTCACTCCATCTTTGACCCTCTCTCATTCCCAACAGCTGAGAATGACCCTGAAAGCCTCACAACAGCCTCTTCCACCATGCAAGACCAAAACTTTACCTCTTCTTACTCTTCCTCTAAATCTTCACCAAAAGTTCTCTCAAAGGAAGATGGAGAGGATGACAAAGACAGGGTCATTAGACACCTCCTCGAAGCCTCAGATGATGAGCTTGGAATTCCCAACAGAGAGGTTGGAGTTGGAGTGGTTTATGATGTTGGGGTTGAAGGGTTCAATGGAGGAGGTGGGTACCCATTTTGTGAAGGACTTTGGGAGTTAGAAGATGAGGCTGCAAACTACTATACCTTGTTGCAGTCTGAACTTTTCATGTAG